In Candidatus Polarisedimenticolaceae bacterium, a genomic segment contains:
- a CDS encoding cupin domain-containing protein, translating to MRKLIAVGLAVLAFVVVTAWAQDAGKPGHVIAMPSELKWGPPPPVFEQNAKFTVISGDPGKAGLYVVRLQMPAGYRIMPHWHPTDEHVTVLSGTFDIGMGEKFEKGSMKDLPVGGYVLLPAEMRHYAMAKTACTVQVHGMGPFQLTYVNPADDPSTRKKK from the coding sequence GTGCGTAAGCTCATCGCTGTGGGGTTGGCCGTTCTCGCCTTCGTCGTCGTGACCGCTTGGGCCCAGGATGCGGGCAAGCCGGGTCACGTCATCGCCATGCCGTCGGAGCTCAAGTGGGGCCCGCCGCCGCCGGTTTTCGAACAGAACGCGAAGTTCACCGTCATCTCGGGCGACCCGGGTAAGGCCGGACTCTACGTCGTCCGCCTCCAGATGCCGGCCGGTTACAGGATCATGCCGCACTGGCATCCGACCGACGAGCACGTCACGGTGCTCTCGGGCACCTTCGACATCGGGATGGGTGAGAAGTTCGAGAAAGGGTCGATGAAGGACCTACCCGTCGGCGGCTACGTGCTCCTTCCCGCCGAGATGCGCCACTACGCGATGGCGAAGACGGCGTGCACGGTGCAGGTCCACGGCATGGGCCCGTTCCAGCTC